In Natronococcus occultus SP4, the following proteins share a genomic window:
- a CDS encoding DUF7124 domain-containing protein, whose product MTDSIDLDEMDVGEDEDDEAATYGDWLWQGEGDPENEADPVWGETSSEATTEASPGSDAEDDGDDTEAPRRVPQVPGATEGPVGVPEDRGGGGAGGSTSAASEAETETDGTASTDSTPRTTDHGEATSADDMTLAFTYQAINRLEDPQFVVGDARGWADWIGIVGTVSTPAIRKFQRDERIELDFFGGSETGPAERLADVTPDSMFYAERMVVVGAESEAWIADEAGWEFVPLATAAEKADWTIEHPE is encoded by the coding sequence ATGACCGACAGTATCGACCTCGACGAGATGGACGTCGGCGAGGACGAGGACGACGAGGCGGCCACCTACGGCGACTGGCTCTGGCAGGGCGAGGGAGATCCGGAGAACGAGGCCGACCCCGTTTGGGGGGAGACGTCCTCGGAGGCGACGACCGAAGCGTCTCCCGGGAGCGACGCCGAGGACGACGGCGACGACACTGAGGCGCCACGACGCGTGCCACAGGTCCCGGGAGCCACGGAGGGGCCGGTCGGCGTCCCGGAGGATCGCGGCGGAGGCGGCGCCGGCGGGAGTACGAGCGCGGCGTCGGAGGCCGAAACGGAAACGGACGGGACGGCGTCGACCGACTCGACGCCCCGGACGACCGATCACGGCGAGGCGACGTCGGCCGACGACATGACCCTCGCGTTCACCTACCAGGCGATCAACCGGCTCGAGGACCCGCAGTTCGTCGTCGGCGACGCCAGGGGGTGGGCCGACTGGATCGGGATCGTCGGGACGGTCTCGACGCCGGCGATCCGGAAGTTCCAGCGCGACGAGCGGATCGAACTCGACTTCTTCGGCGGTTCCGAGACTGGTCCGGCTGAGCGACTCGCGGACGTCACGCCCGACTCGATGTTCTACGCCGAGCGGATGGTCGTCGTCGGCGCCGAGAGCGAGGCGTGGATCGCCGACGAGGCCGGCTGGGAGTTCGTCCCGCTTGCGACGGCCGCCGAGAAGGCCGACTGGACGATCGAACACCCCGAGTGA
- a CDS encoding molybdopterin-dependent oxidoreductase, with the protein MSRSSLDLDRRGFLKAGAAGTLATAVGGRTLLQQRAAADEDDVVDPDAADELVKTVCTHCSVGCGVQMAVDEGAVVGQETWDDNPVNQGGLCSKGASLTQSVNSDRRLKKPLKLEDGEWIQMEWDEILEEITGRLNEIREDVGPHGTFWAGSAKHSNEAAYLIRKLSALYGTNNIDHQARICHSTTVEGIANTWGVGAMTNNSNDMANVDVNLIIGHNPLESHPVAWQYFQEAQERGGKHIVAEPRYTKTAAAADDYYQFRSGTDVALIYGLIYHIVYNLEAHDEEFIESRVMVDTWEEFRDDVLPEYDLETVSDICGISEDELRELAEELADAEVSCVEWAMGGTQHNNATGNVRAYAMLNLTLGHAAQSGGGTPIFRGHDNVQGATDLGVDSGNTPGYYGLGQDAWEHWANVWTETESTSGEISYDELHDRFHSTELMEKRGFAVSRWYEGVLDEDWEIYQPDPLRAAVFWGHGLASLTEYKKVRRAVNELDFIVNIDVFPNQVAELTDSDTDVYMLPASTNIEEAGSVVNTGRQIQWRSKAIEPRHDSKEDWKLLCEFADHLGFGEHFDYDEVEDVTREINLGVRSVGYVGHTPERLKLHQENTELFSAEDLQADLDEDHELYDELDGDFYGLPWPCWHEDHPGTPILYDASLHPSEGGMDFRARWWGEEDPDVDPEDQLRDPFEPDWWDGEIEGVPQYPMFSTVLPDPENPAAATIPIEGAFDEGTSVADVAQALADEGYDIDLEEYAEFDNPQPDAPWGRGRARMKAWNLEDEIPVHREPAVTPRPDLVDDYPCNERVEDHWRLELDNAGVQQDNIDAVEELADAGDADPLVLTSGRQVEHKGAGAVTRSTQGTASRAPMMYLEIHPDVAENDLGGVEEGDWIVVTTPHAEMVIQARPTGRVPEDHAFAPYHWSGILEGESMMDSVPDGMEPLVIGETINSGTAPAYDRETQMQETKTTLCNVRVAEDDEIPELTDQQLQWQEQRINRHKR; encoded by the coding sequence ATGTCTCGGTCATCACTCGACCTTGATCGGCGGGGGTTCCTGAAAGCCGGTGCTGCGGGGACCCTCGCAACGGCGGTCGGGGGGCGAACGCTTCTTCAGCAGCGAGCAGCCGCGGACGAAGACGACGTCGTCGACCCCGACGCAGCGGATGAGCTGGTGAAGACTGTCTGTACACACTGTTCGGTCGGCTGTGGGGTACAGATGGCCGTCGATGAGGGGGCTGTCGTCGGACAGGAAACCTGGGACGACAACCCGGTCAATCAGGGCGGGCTCTGCTCGAAAGGTGCCTCGTTGACCCAGTCGGTCAACTCCGACCGACGGCTGAAGAAGCCGCTGAAACTCGAGGACGGCGAATGGATCCAGATGGAGTGGGACGAGATCCTCGAGGAGATCACCGGTCGGCTCAACGAGATCCGCGAGGACGTCGGCCCCCACGGTACGTTCTGGGCGGGGTCGGCGAAACACAGCAACGAGGCCGCCTACCTGATCCGGAAACTCTCCGCGCTCTACGGCACGAACAACATCGACCACCAGGCGCGGATCTGTCACTCGACGACCGTCGAGGGGATCGCGAACACCTGGGGTGTCGGCGCCATGACGAACAACTCGAACGACATGGCGAACGTCGACGTCAACCTCATTATCGGCCACAACCCCCTCGAGAGCCATCCCGTCGCCTGGCAGTACTTCCAGGAGGCCCAGGAACGGGGCGGGAAACACATCGTCGCCGAACCGCGTTACACCAAGACCGCGGCCGCGGCCGACGACTACTACCAGTTCCGCTCGGGAACGGACGTCGCGCTCATCTACGGGCTGATCTATCACATCGTCTACAACCTCGAGGCCCACGACGAGGAGTTCATCGAGAGCCGCGTGATGGTCGACACCTGGGAGGAGTTCCGCGACGACGTCCTCCCCGAGTACGACCTCGAGACCGTCTCCGACATCTGTGGGATCTCCGAGGACGAACTGCGGGAGCTCGCCGAGGAGCTCGCCGACGCCGAGGTGAGCTGCGTCGAGTGGGCAATGGGCGGCACCCAGCACAACAACGCGACGGGCAACGTCCGGGCGTACGCGATGTTGAACCTGACGCTCGGCCACGCCGCCCAGTCCGGCGGCGGCACGCCGATCTTCCGGGGTCACGACAACGTCCAGGGCGCAACCGACCTCGGTGTCGACTCGGGCAACACCCCCGGCTACTACGGGCTCGGCCAGGACGCCTGGGAGCACTGGGCCAACGTCTGGACCGAGACCGAAAGCACCTCCGGGGAGATCAGCTACGACGAGCTCCACGACCGGTTCCACTCGACGGAGCTGATGGAGAAACGCGGGTTTGCGGTCTCGCGCTGGTACGAGGGCGTCCTCGACGAGGACTGGGAGATCTACCAGCCCGATCCGCTTCGGGCGGCGGTCTTCTGGGGCCACGGGCTCGCGTCGCTCACCGAGTACAAGAAGGTGCGACGCGCGGTCAACGAGCTGGATTTCATCGTCAACATCGACGTCTTCCCGAACCAGGTCGCCGAACTCACCGACAGCGACACCGACGTCTACATGCTGCCGGCCTCGACCAACATCGAGGAGGCCGGCAGCGTCGTCAACACCGGCCGTCAGATCCAGTGGCGGTCCAAAGCGATCGAGCCCCGCCACGACTCCAAGGAAGACTGGAAGCTGCTGTGTGAGTTCGCCGACCACCTCGGCTTCGGCGAGCACTTCGACTACGACGAGGTCGAGGACGTCACGCGGGAGATCAACCTCGGCGTCCGATCGGTCGGATACGTGGGGCACACGCCCGAACGGCTGAAGCTCCACCAGGAGAACACCGAGCTGTTCAGCGCGGAGGACCTGCAGGCGGATCTCGACGAGGACCACGAGCTGTACGACGAGCTCGACGGCGACTTCTACGGGCTGCCGTGGCCGTGCTGGCACGAGGACCACCCCGGGACGCCGATCCTCTACGACGCCTCGCTACACCCCTCCGAGGGCGGGATGGACTTCCGCGCCCGGTGGTGGGGCGAGGAGGACCCGGACGTCGATCCCGAGGATCAGCTTCGGGATCCGTTCGAGCCGGACTGGTGGGACGGCGAGATCGAGGGCGTCCCCCAGTACCCCATGTTCTCGACGGTGCTTCCGGACCCCGAGAACCCGGCCGCAGCGACGATCCCGATCGAGGGCGCGTTCGACGAGGGGACGTCGGTCGCCGACGTCGCCCAGGCACTGGCCGACGAGGGGTACGATATCGACCTCGAGGAGTACGCGGAGTTCGACAACCCACAGCCCGACGCCCCGTGGGGCCGCGGCCGGGCCCGGATGAAGGCCTGGAACCTCGAGGACGAGATCCCCGTCCACCGCGAGCCCGCGGTGACGCCCCGGCCCGACCTCGTCGACGACTACCCCTGTAACGAGCGCGTCGAGGATCACTGGCGGCTCGAACTCGACAACGCGGGCGTCCAGCAGGACAACATCGACGCGGTCGAGGAGCTCGCCGACGCCGGCGACGCCGACCCGCTGGTCCTCACTTCCGGACGACAGGTCGAACACAAGGGTGCCGGCGCGGTGACCCGCAGCACGCAGGGAACCGCATCGCGAGCGCCGATGATGTACCTCGAGATCCATCCCGACGTCGCCGAGAACGACCTCGGCGGCGTCGAGGAGGGCGACTGGATCGTCGTCACGACCCCGCACGCCGAGATGGTCATTCAGGCCAGACCGACGGGTCGGGTCCCCGAGGACCACGCGTTCGCCCCGTACCACTGGAGCGGAATCCTCGAGGGCGAATCGATGATGGACAGCGTCCCGGACGGGATGGAGCCGCTGGTGATCGGCGAAACGATCAACAGCGGGACCGCCCCCGCGTACGACCGCGAGACCCAGATGCAGGAGACGAAGACGACGCTGTGTAACGTCCGGGTAGCCGAGGACGACGAGATCCCCGAGCTGACGGACCAGCAGCTCCAGTGGCAGGAACAGCGCATCAACCGTCACAAGCGATAG
- a CDS encoding 4Fe-4S dicluster domain-containing protein has protein sequence MSTQESNSGPARVIPNWESCIDCGACEVACQRTWDLPPESDRIQVVAIGHGTDEEANKPMQCYNCAEAPCVEVCPTEALRIRDSGSVRVDADMCIGCHYCGVGCPFGAPQYPDAEVPEAEETEPMGSRSNGLMDKCTTCEPRQEEGLEPACSSECPTDALLFGTPEQLSEKLDEDGVSTPFSEEGAEIVFGEDADEIMGD, from the coding sequence ATGAGCACACAAGAATCTAACAGCGGACCGGCACGAGTAATTCCGAACTGGGAGTCCTGTATCGACTGTGGCGCCTGCGAGGTCGCCTGTCAGCGCACCTGGGATCTCCCGCCGGAGAGCGACCGAATCCAGGTCGTCGCGATCGGTCACGGGACCGACGAGGAGGCGAACAAACCGATGCAGTGTTACAACTGCGCCGAAGCACCCTGCGTCGAGGTCTGTCCGACCGAGGCGCTGCGCATCCGCGACAGCGGGAGCGTCCGCGTCGACGCGGACATGTGCATTGGCTGTCACTACTGCGGCGTCGGCTGTCCGTTCGGCGCGCCCCAGTATCCCGACGCGGAAGTGCCGGAGGCCGAGGAGACCGAGCCGATGGGATCCCGGAGCAACGGCCTGATGGACAAGTGTACGACCTGCGAGCCGCGCCAGGAGGAGGGTCTCGAGCCCGCCTGTTCCTCGGAGTGTCCGACCGACGCCTTGCTGTTTGGCACCCCCGAGCAGCTCTCGGAGAAGCTCGACGAGGACGGCGTCTCGACGCCGTTCTCGGAGGAGGGCGCCGAGATCGTCTTCGGCGAGGACGCGGACGAGATCATGGGGGACTGA
- a CDS encoding TorD/DmsD family molecular chaperone yields the protein MERTNDPTTELADLYAFLSGVLADPPDEAAVERLADEPLPRQASPQALDTGFQLLDKWRARVDDPEDAATELNRVHTRLFVGPRPRMQVHESWYADDYLGEPLAAVKSSYRDLGIRPSTELREEADHAAVELAALEILARESNDEYRRAFLQAHGWWLRELARDIQEMADDPFYEGVGWLLEGVFQADTYLLGLDPDDLSPGYEQLSTNGE from the coding sequence ATGGAACGGACGAACGATCCCACGACCGAGCTCGCGGATCTGTACGCGTTTCTCTCGGGCGTTCTGGCGGACCCGCCCGACGAGGCTGCCGTCGAACGGCTCGCCGACGAGCCGCTTCCGCGGCAGGCGTCGCCGCAGGCGCTCGACACCGGTTTCCAGCTGCTCGACAAGTGGCGGGCCAGGGTCGACGATCCCGAGGACGCGGCGACGGAGCTGAATCGGGTCCACACCCGACTGTTCGTCGGACCGCGACCGCGGATGCAGGTCCACGAGTCCTGGTACGCCGACGACTACCTCGGCGAGCCGCTCGCGGCCGTCAAAAGCTCCTACCGCGATCTCGGCATCCGGCCGTCGACGGAGCTCCGCGAGGAGGCCGACCACGCCGCCGTCGAGCTGGCAGCCCTCGAGATCCTGGCCCGCGAGAGTAACGACGAGTACCGACGCGCCTTCCTGCAGGCCCACGGCTGGTGGCTGCGGGAGCTGGCCCGGGACATCCAGGAGATGGCCGACGACCCCTTCTACGAGGGCGTCGGCTGGCTGCTCGAGGGCGTCTTTCAGGCCGACACCTACCTGCTCGGTCTCGACCCCGACGACCTCTCGCCGGGCTACGAGCAGCTCTCGACGAACGGCGAGTAG
- a CDS encoding aldehyde ferredoxin oxidoreductase family protein, with translation METGESLVRVDLAAESVTYEPVPESWRNDFVGGKGLGARYLYEELEPGADPLGDENVLLFLTGPLTGFLPGEQRYVVVTKSPLTGAFLDSYAGGEMAGRLAGSLGDNVGVLVSGRAERPVRLEVADGEVSIEPAEDWWGLDARETAERADEAAVACIGPAGEQGVSYATIASGGGDHHAGRGGAGAVMGAKRLKALVAHDDPPTLDDDLRKLHRRYEVAFADDDTGRWQAASETLETIDFANEVGVLPTRGWQEGQFDGAEGIGIEAVRDAAHDRERADDPVPGGFQVESEDGESVPRGSTPISLGAGLGIDDFDAVATLGSVCDRLALDVISGGNAVAWAIRASETGLIDRELEFGDEDGARELIEEIARRSSPLGDALADGVDAAAAEFGGDDLIPSVKGMALPAYDPRGASAMALAYATSDRGACHRRARPVEVEALGGTDWSTVDRVDAVIAEQDRRAVLWSLIADDFFGEALSRTLGADWLAAIGRDYDPEELRRVGERVWTLIRLFNCREGFSREDDTLPERLTEPLEGGPNDGAAIDAAGFEETLERYYERRGWDDGVPTGRTLERLGLEEL, from the coding sequence ATGGAAACGGGGGAGTCTCTCGTCCGCGTCGACCTCGCGGCCGAGTCGGTCACATACGAACCGGTACCCGAGTCGTGGCGCAACGACTTCGTCGGCGGGAAGGGGCTGGGGGCTCGCTACCTCTACGAGGAGCTCGAGCCAGGCGCGGACCCGCTTGGCGACGAGAACGTCCTGCTCTTTCTCACGGGGCCGCTGACCGGGTTCCTCCCCGGCGAGCAACGCTACGTCGTCGTCACCAAGTCGCCCCTGACCGGCGCCTTCCTCGACTCCTACGCGGGCGGGGAGATGGCCGGCCGGCTCGCGGGCTCGCTCGGCGACAACGTCGGCGTCCTCGTCTCCGGACGGGCCGAGCGCCCCGTCAGGCTCGAGGTTGCCGACGGCGAGGTCTCGATCGAGCCGGCCGAGGACTGGTGGGGGCTCGACGCCCGCGAGACCGCCGAGCGGGCGGACGAGGCCGCGGTCGCCTGCATCGGTCCCGCCGGAGAACAGGGTGTCTCCTACGCGACGATCGCCTCCGGGGGCGGCGACCACCACGCCGGCCGCGGCGGCGCGGGCGCGGTGATGGGTGCGAAGCGGCTGAAGGCGCTGGTCGCTCACGACGATCCGCCGACGCTCGACGATGACCTCCGGAAGCTCCACCGTCGGTACGAGGTGGCGTTTGCCGACGACGACACCGGGCGCTGGCAGGCCGCCAGCGAGACCCTCGAGACGATCGATTTCGCCAACGAGGTCGGCGTTCTCCCGACCCGCGGCTGGCAGGAGGGTCAGTTCGACGGCGCCGAGGGGATCGGTATCGAGGCCGTTCGCGACGCCGCTCACGACCGCGAGCGCGCCGACGACCCGGTTCCCGGCGGGTTCCAGGTCGAGAGCGAGGACGGCGAGAGCGTCCCGCGGGGGTCGACGCCGATCTCGCTGGGTGCGGGCCTGGGAATCGACGATTTTGACGCCGTTGCGACGCTGGGCTCGGTCTGCGATCGGCTGGCGCTTGACGTGATCTCTGGGGGCAACGCCGTCGCCTGGGCGATCCGCGCGAGCGAGACGGGGTTGATCGACCGCGAGCTCGAGTTCGGCGACGAGGACGGCGCCCGCGAGCTGATCGAGGAGATCGCTCGCCGCTCGAGTCCGCTCGGTGACGCGCTGGCAGACGGCGTCGACGCGGCCGCGGCCGAGTTCGGCGGTGACGACCTGATTCCCTCGGTGAAGGGGATGGCGCTACCCGCCTACGATCCCCGCGGCGCGTCCGCGATGGCGCTTGCCTACGCGACCAGCGATCGGGGCGCCTGCCACCGTCGCGCGCGCCCGGTCGAGGTCGAGGCGCTGGGTGGGACCGACTGGAGCACCGTCGACCGCGTGGACGCGGTGATCGCCGAGCAGGACCGCCGGGCCGTCCTCTGGAGCCTGATCGCCGACGACTTCTTCGGGGAGGCGCTCTCGAGGACGCTGGGCGCGGACTGGCTCGCAGCGATCGGCCGCGACTACGATCCCGAGGAGTTACGCCGGGTCGGCGAGCGCGTCTGGACGCTGATTCGACTCTTCAACTGTCGCGAGGGCTTTTCCCGCGAGGACGATACGCTCCCCGAGCGACTCACGGAACCGCTCGAGGGCGGCCCCAACGACGGCGCGGCGATCGACGCGGCCGGCTTCGAGGAGACCCTCGAGCGGTACTACGAGCGTCGGGGATGGGACGACGGCGTCCCGACCGGCCGAACCCTCGAACGGCTCGGTCTCGAGGAGCTGTAG